A genome region from Nocardia sp. NBC_00565 includes the following:
- a CDS encoding DEAD/DEAH box helicase, whose product MTYQRSQAGELAKFSAELTFGLDPFQRNACAALEGGHSVLVCAPTGAGKTVVGEFAVHLALAAGGKCFYTTPIKALSNQKFADLTERYGRDQVGLLTGDQSINPDAPVVVMTTEVLRNMLYASSDALRGLSYVVMDEVHYLADRFRGAVWEEVILHLPPDVRLVSLSATVSNAEEFGAWMETVRGDTSVVVDETRPVPLWQHVMVGRRMFDLFDTDSSDQKVLVDEDLVRYIRHREAADRMNGWGGPRGGRGGNRNFRPLPRPEVLAKLDEEGLLPAITFIFSRAGCDGALAQCLRSRLDLIRADETEEVDAIIEKHTGDLPKDDLEVLGYWEWREALHRGLAAHHAGMLPAFRHTVEELFVRGLVRAVFATETLALGINMPARTVVLERLVKFNGESHAELTPGEYTQLTGRAGRRGIDVEGHAVVLWQPEVDTSAVAGLASTRTYPLRSSFRPGYNMSINLIDRMGADESRALLERSFAQFQADRSVVGLVRGIERNEGQLRKLRDQLGGEDGGFLEYISLRERIKQRERQIEQQGRADRRGAAVDALVSLRRGDVVAIPSGRRAGLAVILEPDATPGDPRPLVLTEDKWAGRVSVADFPVPAKALGHMRLPRKIDHRTARTRRDLASALRSTGISAPGRQRRGDRSKAGDDRELSTLRRSLRSHPAHTRPDREQMSRVGERYNRLLRETETMRQKVAATTNSLARTFDRILGLLEERGFVHEGEVTADGRRLARIYAESDLLVAECLRQGLWRGLGPAELAAVISILVYESRQEGGYLGASGPTEPIRRAVGATVGVWSELRSDEARHKLPPTREPDLGFATGVYKWARGDGLAESLLASGDQNSPLSAGDFVRWCRQVIDLLDQIHGTADDVEVAATAAKAVRAIRRGVVAVDAA is encoded by the coding sequence GTGACATATCAACGGTCGCAGGCAGGCGAGCTGGCAAAGTTTTCCGCCGAGCTGACTTTCGGGTTGGATCCCTTCCAGCGCAACGCCTGTGCGGCCCTCGAGGGCGGGCACAGTGTGCTGGTCTGCGCGCCGACCGGCGCGGGTAAGACCGTCGTCGGCGAGTTCGCGGTGCACCTGGCGCTCGCCGCGGGCGGAAAGTGCTTCTACACCACGCCGATCAAGGCGCTGTCGAATCAGAAGTTCGCCGACCTGACCGAACGGTACGGACGTGACCAGGTCGGGCTGCTCACCGGCGACCAGTCGATCAACCCGGACGCGCCGGTGGTCGTGATGACCACCGAGGTGCTGCGCAATATGCTCTACGCCTCCTCCGACGCGCTGCGCGGACTGTCGTATGTGGTGATGGACGAGGTGCACTACCTCGCCGACCGCTTCCGCGGCGCGGTGTGGGAAGAGGTCATCCTGCACCTGCCACCGGACGTGCGGCTGGTCAGTCTGTCCGCCACGGTCAGCAACGCCGAGGAGTTCGGCGCGTGGATGGAGACCGTGCGCGGCGATACCTCGGTGGTGGTCGACGAGACCCGGCCGGTGCCGCTGTGGCAGCACGTCATGGTCGGGCGGCGGATGTTCGACCTCTTCGACACCGACTCCAGCGATCAGAAGGTGCTCGTCGACGAGGACCTGGTGCGTTATATCCGCCATCGCGAGGCCGCGGACCGGATGAACGGCTGGGGCGGGCCGCGCGGTGGTCGCGGTGGGAACCGGAACTTCCGGCCGTTGCCGCGCCCGGAGGTTCTCGCGAAGCTCGATGAGGAAGGGCTGCTGCCCGCGATCACCTTCATCTTCAGCCGGGCGGGCTGTGACGGGGCGCTGGCGCAATGCCTGCGTTCGCGCCTGGATCTCATTCGAGCGGACGAGACCGAAGAGGTCGACGCGATCATCGAGAAGCACACCGGGGATCTGCCGAAGGATGATCTCGAGGTGCTGGGCTACTGGGAGTGGCGCGAGGCGCTGCACCGCGGGCTCGCGGCGCATCACGCGGGGATGCTGCCCGCGTTCCGGCACACCGTCGAGGAATTGTTCGTGCGCGGGCTGGTGCGGGCCGTATTCGCCACGGAGACACTGGCATTGGGCATCAATATGCCGGCGCGGACAGTGGTGCTCGAGCGGCTGGTCAAGTTCAACGGTGAATCGCACGCCGAGCTGACGCCGGGGGAGTACACCCAGCTCACCGGTCGGGCCGGGCGGCGCGGGATCGACGTCGAGGGGCATGCCGTGGTGCTGTGGCAGCCCGAGGTCGATACGAGTGCGGTCGCCGGTTTGGCCTCCACGCGGACCTATCCGCTGCGCAGTTCGTTTCGGCCGGGCTACAACATGTCGATCAATCTGATCGATCGGATGGGCGCGGACGAGTCGCGGGCGTTGCTCGAGCGTTCCTTCGCGCAATTCCAGGCCGACCGGTCGGTGGTGGGGCTGGTCCGTGGCATCGAACGCAATGAGGGGCAGTTGCGGAAACTGCGTGATCAGCTCGGCGGCGAGGACGGCGGATTCCTGGAGTACATCTCGTTGCGCGAGCGGATCAAGCAGCGGGAACGTCAGATCGAGCAGCAGGGTCGGGCCGATCGGCGCGGCGCCGCCGTGGACGCGCTGGTTTCGTTGCGGCGCGGCGACGTGGTGGCGATTCCGTCCGGGCGGCGGGCCGGACTCGCGGTGATTCTGGAACCGGATGCCACACCGGGAGACCCGCGCCCGCTGGTGCTGACCGAGGACAAGTGGGCGGGCCGGGTGTCGGTCGCGGACTTCCCAGTGCCGGCAAAGGCGTTGGGTCACATGCGGCTGCCCCGCAAGATCGATCACCGCACCGCGCGCACCCGCCGCGATCTGGCCTCGGCGCTGCGCAGCACCGGGATCTCGGCGCCGGGCCGGCAGCGGCGCGGTGACCGGTCGAAGGCGGGCGACGACCGGGAATTGTCGACGCTGCGGCGCAGTCTGCGTTCGCATCCGGCGCATACCCGGCCCGATCGGGAGCAGATGAGCCGAGTCGGCGAGCGCTACAACCGGCTGCTGCGCGAGACCGAGACCATGCGCCAGAAGGTTGCCGCGACCACCAATTCATTGGCGCGCACCTTCGATCGGATACTCGGATTGCTGGAGGAGCGCGGGTTCGTGCACGAGGGCGAGGTGACCGCCGACGGTCGCCGACTCGCCCGGATCTACGCCGAGAGCGATCTACTGGTCGCCGAATGCCTGCGGCAGGGACTGTGGCGCGGGCTCGGACCGGCCGAGCTGGCCGCGGTGATCTCCATCCTGGTGTACGAATCCCGCCAGGAGGGCGGCTATCTCGGCGCCAGCGGTCCGACCGAACCCATCCGCCGCGCGGTCGGCGCGACCGTCGGCGTGTGGAGCGAGTTGCGTTCCGACGAGGCGCGGCACAAGCTGCCGCCGACCCGCGAACCGGATCTGGGCTTCGCGACCGGGGTCTACAAGTGGGCGCGCGGCGACGGGTTGGCCGAGTCGTTGCTGGCCAGCGGTGATCAGAATTCGCCGCTGTCCGCGGGCGATTTCGTGCGGTGGTGCAGGCAGGTCATCGATCTGCTCGATCAGATCCATGGGACCGCCGATGACGTGGAGGTCGCGGCGACCGCGGCCAAGGCGGTCCGGGCAATCCGACGGGGTGTCGTAGCCGTGGACGCCGCGTAG
- a CDS encoding DUF4333 domain-containing protein — MSGPYGPNDAPGPGEGRNDPTQQWGGQQAPGAAGPAQPWGGTPPAQPTQQWGDPNAQQPPQQPWGQPNPASQPSQPQWGQPNPPSQPSQPQWGQPSQPSQPQWGQQQPTQQDWAAQQGQQPWQQSQPQWQQPQPTPTPSSGGKSKGLFIGLGVLALAVIGAIVVLVLVLTSKDELDQAAVQDGVKKVLSDSYGIQDVADVSCPSGQQVEVDATFTCDLKVSGEQKKVSVKITKDDGTYEVGRPN, encoded by the coding sequence ATGAGCGGCCCGTACGGACCGAACGACGCCCCTGGTCCCGGGGAGGGACGCAACGATCCGACCCAGCAGTGGGGCGGACAGCAGGCACCCGGTGCAGCCGGGCCGGCCCAGCCGTGGGGTGGTACCCCGCCCGCCCAGCCGACCCAGCAGTGGGGGGATCCGAACGCGCAGCAGCCGCCGCAGCAGCCGTGGGGTCAGCCGAATCCGGCGAGTCAGCCGAGTCAGCCGCAGTGGGGTCAGCCGAACCCGCCCAGTCAGCCGAGCCAGCCCCAGTGGGGCCAGCCCAGTCAGCCGAGTCAGCCGCAATGGGGGCAGCAGCAGCCGACGCAGCAGGACTGGGCGGCTCAGCAGGGCCAGCAGCCGTGGCAGCAGAGTCAACCGCAGTGGCAGCAGCCGCAGCCGACTCCGACGCCGAGCAGCGGTGGCAAGAGCAAGGGCCTGTTCATCGGCCTAGGTGTGCTCGCGCTCGCCGTGATCGGCGCCATTGTGGTGCTGGTGCTGGTGCTGACCAGCAAAGACGAGCTCGACCAGGCCGCCGTCCAGGACGGTGTCAAGAAGGTGCTCTCGGATTCCTACGGCATCCAGGACGTCGCCGACGTCTCCTGCCCCTCCGGCCAGCAGGTCGAGGTCGACGCGACCTTCACTTGTGACCTGAAGGTCAGCGGTGAGCAGAAGAAGGTCAGCGTCAAGATCACCAAGGACGACGGCACATACGAAGTCGGCCGCCCGAACTGA
- a CDS encoding 5'-3' exonuclease translates to MNSATSGGPLLLLDGASLWFRAFHAIPEKITAPDGRSVNALRGFTDMVASLITKHKPSRLVVCLDLDWRPAFRVALVPTYKTHRLDTSADAAPGAETVPDTLTPQVEMILDVLAAAGIATGGAAGLEADDVLGTLATREQTDPVVVVSGDRDLLQLVRDEPTPPVRVLYAGRGLAKAELFGPAEVSAKYGVPLKNAGPAYADMATLRGDSSDGLPGVAGIGEKSAATLISRFGSLDALTAAIDDPTADIAQGVRAKLRAAESYLKAAAPVTRVVCDADVELSCPDTLPTAPVDPDRLHKLASEYNAESPITRLIIALNAPR, encoded by the coding sequence GTGAACTCTGCGACTTCCGGTGGGCCCCTGCTGCTGCTCGATGGCGCGAGCCTGTGGTTCCGCGCGTTCCATGCGATTCCCGAGAAGATCACCGCGCCCGACGGCCGCTCGGTGAACGCGCTACGCGGCTTCACCGATATGGTGGCTTCGCTCATCACCAAGCACAAACCGAGCAGGCTGGTCGTCTGCCTCGACCTGGACTGGCGACCCGCTTTCCGGGTAGCTCTGGTGCCGACCTACAAAACTCACCGCCTCGACACCTCCGCCGATGCCGCGCCCGGCGCCGAAACCGTGCCCGATACGCTCACCCCGCAGGTCGAGATGATTCTCGACGTACTCGCCGCGGCCGGTATCGCTACCGGCGGCGCGGCCGGGCTGGAGGCCGACGACGTGCTCGGCACCCTGGCCACCCGCGAGCAGACCGACCCCGTTGTGGTCGTCAGCGGCGACCGTGACCTGCTCCAACTCGTCCGCGACGAACCGACGCCGCCGGTCCGCGTGCTCTACGCCGGTCGCGGCCTGGCCAAGGCCGAACTGTTCGGCCCTGCCGAGGTATCCGCGAAATACGGTGTGCCCCTGAAGAATGCGGGCCCGGCCTACGCGGATATGGCGACCCTGCGCGGTGACTCCTCCGACGGCCTGCCCGGCGTCGCCGGTATCGGCGAGAAATCCGCCGCTACCTTGATCTCCCGCTTCGGTTCCCTCGACGCCCTGACTGCCGCCATCGATGACCCCACCGCCGACATCGCCCAGGGCGTGCGCGCCAAACTCCGCGCCGCCGAGAGCTACCTGAAGGCCGCCGCCCCGGTCACCCGCGTGGTCTGCGATGCCGACGTGGAACTCTCCTGCCCAGACACCCTCCCCACCGCCCCGGTCGACCCGGACCGCCTACACAAGCTGGCATCCGAATACAACGCCGAAAGCCCCATCACTCGCCTGATCATCGCGCTCAACGCACCGCGCTGA
- a CDS encoding M24 family metallopeptidase produces MSSHTESRFAADVYGDRLERAVQLMRAAHLDALLITPGPDLRYLIGSAAESFERLTCLVITADGATPSVVIPKLELASLEGSAAGDLGLQVLDWVDGVDPYQLVKSALHVGSRVAVTDVMPALHLLPLAESVSGLPTSATPVLRELRMIKDQAEIEALRRAGAAIDRVHARMGEFLRVGRTEAEVGADIAAAIVEEGHTEAAFVIVGSGPHGADPHHGVSDRVVESGDVVVIDIGGPVEPGYYSDSTRTYVLGAPKPIVAAQFAELERAQAAAVAAVRPGVTAESVDAAARNPLTEAGFGPAFVHRTGHGIGLSVHEEPYIIEGNTLTLQPGMAFSIEPGIYFRGDWGARIEDIVVVTEDGCESMNQRPHGLTVL; encoded by the coding sequence ATGAGCTCGCACACGGAGTCCCGATTCGCGGCGGATGTCTACGGTGATCGACTCGAGCGGGCGGTGCAGCTGATGCGCGCCGCTCACCTGGATGCCCTATTGATCACGCCGGGTCCGGATCTGCGCTATCTCATCGGCTCGGCGGCGGAATCGTTCGAGCGTCTGACCTGCCTCGTTATCACGGCCGACGGCGCGACCCCGTCGGTGGTCATCCCTAAACTCGAACTGGCATCGCTGGAGGGTTCGGCCGCCGGCGACCTCGGTCTGCAGGTGCTGGATTGGGTCGACGGCGTCGATCCGTACCAGTTGGTGAAGTCCGCGCTGCACGTCGGTTCCCGGGTCGCGGTCACCGATGTCATGCCCGCACTGCACCTGCTGCCCCTGGCCGAGTCCGTCAGCGGTCTGCCCACTTCGGCGACGCCGGTGCTGCGCGAACTGCGAATGATCAAGGACCAGGCCGAGATCGAGGCGCTGCGGCGCGCGGGCGCGGCCATCGACCGAGTGCATGCGCGGATGGGTGAATTCCTGCGCGTCGGGCGCACCGAAGCCGAGGTCGGCGCGGATATCGCGGCCGCCATCGTGGAGGAGGGGCATACCGAGGCGGCGTTCGTCATCGTCGGCAGTGGACCGCACGGCGCGGATCCACATCACGGCGTCTCCGATCGCGTCGTCGAATCCGGCGATGTGGTGGTGATCGACATCGGCGGCCCGGTCGAGCCCGGCTACTACTCGGACTCGACCCGCACCTATGTACTCGGTGCGCCCAAACCCATCGTGGCCGCGCAATTCGCCGAACTCGAGCGCGCCCAAGCCGCCGCCGTGGCCGCCGTTCGCCCCGGCGTCACCGCCGAATCGGTCGACGCCGCCGCCCGAAACCCGTTGACCGAAGCCGGTTTCGGCCCCGCCTTCGTGCACCGCACCGGCCACGGCATCGGCCTGTCGGTCCACGAGGAGCCCTACATCATCGAGGGCAACACCCTGACTCTCCAACCTGGCATGGCCTTCAGCATCGAACCGGGCATCTACTTCCGCGGCGACTGGGGTGCGCGCATCGAAGATATCGTCGTGGTGACCGAGGACGGGTGTGAGTCGATGAACCAGCGTCCGCATGGGTTGACGGTGCTCTGA
- a CDS encoding PPOX class F420-dependent oxidoreductase, translated as MPTTTAQLSPAALEFVAERHLATLSTLRANGTPHVVAVGFTWDQEGGIARVITNDGSVKVRNVRRSGYAAVSQVDGIRWLTLEGPAVVLDDPDSVAEAVDRYAGRYRVPRENPTRVVIEIRVERVLASSTLNGAAH; from the coding sequence ATGCCGACGACCACTGCACAGTTGTCCCCTGCCGCGCTCGAATTCGTTGCCGAGCGGCACCTCGCGACCTTGTCCACGTTGCGTGCCAATGGCACGCCACATGTGGTGGCGGTCGGATTCACTTGGGATCAGGAGGGCGGAATCGCACGGGTGATCACCAACGACGGCTCGGTGAAGGTGCGCAATGTGCGCCGCTCCGGGTACGCGGCGGTGAGCCAGGTGGACGGAATCCGTTGGCTCACCCTCGAAGGCCCAGCGGTGGTGCTCGACGACCCGGACAGCGTCGCCGAGGCGGTCGACCGCTATGCGGGCCGCTACCGCGTTCCCCGCGAGAACCCGACCCGCGTGGTCATCGAGATCCGAGTCGAGCGGGTGCTGGCCAGCAGCACACTCAACGGCGCTGCACACTGA
- a CDS encoding SDR family NAD(P)-dependent oxidoreductase, which yields MGLRGIAEGAVVVLGGRSEIGLEVARRLAAGRVVVLAARRSGELVEESAVVAAAGATAVHTVEFDADDTAGHAALLEKIAAEHGRIGVAVVAFGVLGDQARAERDPAHAVAVVHTDYVAQVSVLTTLANLLRAQGEGQIVVFSSFAGARVRRANYVYGSAKAGLDGFASGLADALHGSGVYLLLLRCGFVIGRMTEGMDPAPMSSTPDQVADAVVRGLHRRASRVWVPGILRPVIFAIRLLPQPIWRRMPR from the coding sequence ATGGGATTGCGAGGGATTGCCGAGGGGGCGGTGGTGGTGCTCGGGGGGCGCAGTGAGATCGGGCTGGAGGTGGCGCGGCGGCTGGCGGCGGGGCGGGTGGTTGTGCTCGCGGCGCGGCGCAGTGGGGAGTTGGTCGAGGAAAGTGCGGTGGTCGCGGCGGCGGGGGCAACGGCGGTGCACACAGTCGAGTTCGATGCGGACGATACGGCCGGTCATGCCGCGCTGTTGGAGAAGATCGCGGCCGAGCACGGTCGGATCGGGGTGGCGGTGGTGGCGTTCGGGGTACTGGGCGATCAGGCGCGGGCCGAACGCGATCCGGCGCACGCGGTCGCGGTGGTGCACACCGATTATGTCGCGCAGGTCAGCGTCCTCACCACGCTCGCGAATCTGCTGCGCGCACAGGGCGAGGGCCAGATCGTGGTGTTCAGTTCGTTCGCGGGTGCGCGGGTGCGCCGTGCCAACTACGTCTATGGATCGGCGAAGGCCGGCCTCGATGGATTCGCCAGCGGTCTGGCGGATGCGTTGCACGGCAGCGGCGTGTACCTGCTGCTGCTGCGTTGCGGTTTCGTCATCGGCCGCATGACCGAGGGCATGGACCCGGCCCCCATGTCGAGCACCCCCGACCAGGTGGCCGACGCGGTCGTGCGCGGCCTGCACCGCCGTGCGTCCCGAGTCTGGGTCCCCGGCATCCTCCGCCCGGTAATCTTCGCGATCCGCCTACTGCCCCAACCCATCTGGCGCCGGATGCCCCGGTGA
- the cbiE gene encoding precorrin-6y C5,15-methyltransferase (decarboxylating) subunit CbiE translates to MAEWGGAPISVVGIGADGWFGLGSAAREVVSRAEVLFGSARQLALIPDDVVAVRQEWPSPLVPALPTLFDDYAGRRLCVLASGDPMFYGIGVRLARLFGAGALRVIPQPSSASLACARLGWALAEVPVVSAVGRPVATVLPELVDRRAVLVLSADEHTPGRIAELLRDNGFGESTLTVLEQLGGPGERIVTERAAKWELPAGDPLNIVAIDCVADPKRPRATRLPGLPDGFYGGDGQLTKSEVRALTLAALAPAPGELLWDVGGGSGSIAIEWCRTHPSCRAVSFERLEHRRRQIADNAAALGVPHVGVRAEVLTELGKSTESAPPDAIFVGGGLTEGGVLETCWSHLRQGGRLVANAVTAESEALLLNWAAAHGGELRKFQIYRAEALGKFTTWRPQLPVTQWSVVKEGPLRKPHVTGETDSFHR, encoded by the coding sequence GTGGCGGAGTGGGGCGGAGCGCCGATCTCGGTGGTCGGGATCGGCGCGGATGGCTGGTTCGGGCTCGGATCGGCTGCGCGAGAAGTGGTCTCGCGTGCCGAGGTGCTGTTCGGGTCGGCGCGCCAACTTGCGCTGATTCCGGATGACGTAGTCGCGGTGCGGCAGGAGTGGCCGTCGCCGTTGGTGCCAGCGCTGCCCACGCTGTTCGATGACTACGCGGGTCGGCGATTGTGTGTGTTGGCCAGTGGGGATCCGATGTTCTATGGCATCGGGGTGAGGTTGGCGCGGCTGTTCGGGGCGGGGGCGTTGCGGGTGATTCCGCAGCCGTCGTCGGCTTCGCTCGCGTGTGCGCGGCTGGGGTGGGCGCTGGCGGAGGTTCCGGTGGTCAGTGCCGTCGGGCGGCCGGTGGCGACGGTATTGCCCGAGTTGGTGGATCGGCGGGCGGTCTTGGTGCTGAGCGCCGATGAGCACACCCCTGGTCGAATCGCGGAGCTGTTGCGGGACAATGGATTCGGGGAATCGACGCTGACCGTGCTCGAACAGCTCGGTGGTCCGGGCGAGCGGATCGTGACCGAGCGAGCGGCGAAGTGGGAACTTCCGGCGGGTGATCCGCTCAATATCGTGGCGATCGACTGCGTCGCCGATCCGAAGCGCCCGCGGGCGACGCGGCTGCCCGGACTGCCGGACGGCTTTTACGGCGGCGACGGGCAGCTGACGAAGTCCGAGGTCAGGGCGTTGACACTGGCCGCGCTGGCACCTGCGCCGGGGGAGTTGCTCTGGGATGTCGGCGGGGGTTCGGGGTCCATCGCGATCGAATGGTGCCGCACGCATCCGAGCTGTCGGGCGGTGAGCTTCGAGCGGCTGGAACACAGGCGGCGGCAGATCGCCGACAACGCCGCCGCCCTAGGTGTCCCGCACGTCGGTGTGCGCGCGGAGGTGCTCACCGAATTAGGAAAATCTACCGAATCAGCGCCTCCTGACGCTATTTTCGTCGGTGGCGGCCTCACTGAAGGTGGCGTACTCGAGACATGCTGGTCGCATCTACGCCAGGGTGGGCGTTTGGTGGCAAATGCAGTGACCGCGGAATCGGAAGCGCTGCTGCTGAACTGGGCCGCCGCGCACGGCGGTGAACTGCGGAAGTTTCAGATCTACCGGGCCGAAGCCCTCGGCAAGTTTACGACCTGGCGACCGCAACTGCCGGTCACCCAGTGGTCGGTGGTCAAGGAGGGCCCGCTCCGAAAACCGCACGTTACGGGTGAAACGGACTCGTTTCACCGGTAG
- a CDS encoding cobalt-precorrin-6A reductase: MKILILGGTREARELAHIASGERGFDIVSSLAGRVRDPLLPEGPVRIGGFGGVDGLRKWLVANEIAAIVDATHPFAGTISANAASAATDLGLPLLHVRRPGWSEKPGDRWIRVPDLDAAAHTLVGLGDRVFLTIGRQGVAAFARLTDQWFLIRAIDPPTGELPPRHELLLARGPFSPADESRLLAQHRIDVLVTKDSGGDQTDAKLAAARAAAIPVVVVDRPALPVDAVVAATVPDAWEWLCKWKSR, encoded by the coding sequence CTGAAAATTCTGATTCTGGGCGGCACCCGGGAAGCCAGGGAACTCGCCCATATCGCCTCCGGCGAGCGAGGATTCGATATCGTCTCATCGCTCGCCGGTCGTGTTCGTGACCCACTGCTACCCGAGGGGCCGGTGCGGATCGGCGGCTTCGGCGGCGTCGATGGTCTGCGGAAGTGGTTGGTGGCCAACGAGATCGCGGCCATCGTCGATGCGACACATCCATTTGCGGGCACGATCAGTGCGAATGCGGCAAGTGCCGCAACAGATCTCGGTCTACCGCTGCTGCATGTGCGGCGACCCGGCTGGTCCGAAAAACCCGGTGATCGTTGGATTCGGGTGCCCGACCTCGATGCGGCCGCACACACACTCGTCGGTCTGGGCGACCGCGTTTTCCTGACGATCGGCCGCCAAGGAGTCGCCGCCTTCGCGCGACTGACGGACCAGTGGTTCCTGATCCGCGCCATCGACCCGCCCACCGGCGAGTTGCCCCCGCGCCACGAATTACTCCTTGCGCGCGGACCTTTCTCGCCTGCCGACGAATCGCGCCTACTCGCGCAACACCGCATCGATGTCCTGGTCACCAAGGACAGCGGCGGCGACCAGACCGACGCCAAACTCGCCGCCGCCCGCGCGGCAGCCATACCCGTGGTCGTCGTCGACCGCCCCGCGCTGCCGGTCGACGCGGTGGTCGCCGCGACGGTCCCGGACGCTTGGGAATGGTTGTGCAAGTGGAAATCCCGGTGA
- a CDS encoding PadR family transcriptional regulator codes for MTNTSTARKSLNSTAASLLGFLHDGPMSGWDLVTQAQDRIGDFWTITQSQVYRELAAMDAAGLVEKGQTGARERTPYQITDAGREAFLEWVARDPGAETIRVPLLLTLSFGEHVDPEHLDRIIAANRKIHQQRLDRYLTDNHTGMSPYQHATLEFGIGYERTVLAWFDQLPELLGR; via the coding sequence TTGACGAATACCTCGACAGCACGCAAGTCGCTGAATTCCACGGCGGCGTCGCTGCTCGGATTTCTACACGACGGTCCGATGTCGGGCTGGGATCTGGTGACCCAGGCCCAGGACCGGATCGGCGACTTCTGGACGATCACGCAGAGTCAGGTGTATCGGGAACTGGCCGCGATGGACGCGGCCGGGCTGGTCGAGAAGGGCCAGACCGGCGCCCGGGAGCGCACGCCCTATCAGATCACCGATGCCGGGCGCGAAGCCTTCCTGGAATGGGTGGCCCGCGATCCTGGCGCGGAGACCATCCGGGTGCCGCTGCTGCTGACGCTATCGTTCGGCGAGCACGTCGATCCCGAGCATCTCGATCGAATCATCGCCGCCAACAGGAAGATTCACCAGCAGCGCCTGGACCGCTATCTCACCGACAACCACACTGGGATGTCCCCCTACCAGCACGCCACCCTCGAATTCGGTATCGGCTACGAGCGCACGGTACTGGCGTGGTTCGACCAGCTACCGGAGCTGCTCGGCCGCTGA
- a CDS encoding GntR family transcriptional regulator: MSKTYSSAELAYREVKERILTGALPGGELISEGEIATDLGMSRTPVREAFLRLEVEGWMKLYPKRGALVVPIPPAEAEHVVHARYVVETGAVRAVIAADRSALIAELHASLARQREVVADFDRFAVEDTDFHRTYVVAAGNPLLTGFYDSLRERQRRMNSAALHRGSTDTARIIEQHTRLAELIETGDVAGFATALVDHMSGVHQLELRGL; this comes from the coding sequence GTGTCTAAGACGTATTCATCGGCCGAGCTGGCGTACCGCGAGGTCAAGGAACGCATCCTGACCGGTGCGTTGCCCGGTGGTGAGCTCATCAGCGAGGGCGAGATCGCGACCGATCTCGGCATGTCCCGCACCCCGGTGCGCGAGGCGTTTCTGCGACTCGAGGTGGAGGGGTGGATGAAGCTCTACCCCAAGCGCGGTGCGCTGGTGGTGCCGATCCCACCCGCTGAGGCCGAGCATGTCGTACACGCCCGCTACGTTGTGGAGACCGGGGCGGTGCGCGCAGTGATCGCGGCCGATCGCTCGGCGCTGATCGCCGAACTGCATGCCTCGCTCGCGCGGCAGCGCGAGGTGGTCGCCGACTTCGACCGATTCGCGGTGGAGGACACCGACTTTCATCGCACGTACGTGGTGGCCGCTGGAAATCCGCTGCTCACCGGGTTCTACGACTCACTGCGTGAACGGCAGCGCCGTATGAACAGCGCCGCGCTGCACCGCGGTTCGACCGATACCGCCCGCATCATCGAGCAGCACACGCGGCTGGCCGAGCTGATCGAAACCGGCGATGTGGCCGGATTCGCCACCGCGCTCGTCGATCACATGTCCGGCGTACACCAGCTCGAACTGCGAGGCCTGTAG